The Streptomyces sp. R28 region TAGCCGCCGCCGTTGCTGGCCAGCCCGTACACCTTGACGTGGTTCTTGTCGAAGCCGGGCTCGTCGCCCCGCTTGCCGTTCTTGTCGATGGTGAGACGGGCGATGGCCTTCTCGAAGGTGCCGCCGTCCTTCGGGTTCCAGGACAGGTCGCCCAGCTGCTCGGCGCTGAGACCGGCGGACTTGGCCATCTTGTCGTTGTAGAAGAGGGCGACGGTGTCCCAGTCCTTGGGGGCGCCGTAGCGGTGGCCGTCCTGGCCGGTCCAGTTGGCGGCGAGGCCTGGCTGGTAGTCCTGTTCCTTGATGCCGAGGTCGTCGAGCGGTTCGAGGACCTGCAGATCGGCGAACTGGCCGAACTTCTGGATGTGGTCGGTGAACACGTCCGGCTGGGTGCCCGCGATGAACCCTGCGGTGAGCTTGGTCCAGTAGTCGCTCCAGCCCAACTGCGTGATCTTGACGTGCAGCCCGGGATTCTCCTTCTCGAACCCCTTCGCGCAGGCCTGGTAGGCGGGCAGCTGGTTGGCGTCCCAGAGCCAGTACGTCACGGTGTTCGCGGAGGCCCCGGTGGCGTCGCCCTTCGCGCACCCGGTTGCCAGGGACAGTGCCAGCGCTCCGGCGAGCGCGGTCAGCGTACGAAGTCGCATCTTCAAGTCCCTCACTTGATCCCGGTGAAGCCGATGGAGCTGACGATGCGGCGGGCGAAGCAGGCGAAGAGCACCAGCATCGGGAGCGCGGCGATCAGCGTCGCCGCCGTGAGCCCGGACCAGTCGACGCCGGTCGCCGGGGTCTGCGCCCGGAAGATCGCCAGCGCCACGGTCAGCACGCGCGAGCTGTCGCTGTAGGAGACCATCAGCGGCCAGAAGTAGTCGTTCCAGGAGGTGATGTACGTCAGCACGGACAGCGTGATGACCGGCGTGGACGCCATCGGCAGGATCACCCGGAAGAAGATCTTGACCTTGCCCGCGCCGTCGAGCAGCGCCGCCTCCTCGACCTCGCTGGGGATGTTCATGAAGAACTGCCGAAGGAAGAAGACCGCGAACGGCGTCATGAAGAGGCTGGGCAGGGCTATGCCGAGCAGCGTGTCCACGAGGTGGAGTTGCTTGATGAGCACGAAGTTCGGCAGCAGCGTGAAGATGGTCGGCACCATCAGCCCGGCCAGGAACAGACCGAACACCTTGTCCCGGCCGCGCCAGCGCAGCCGCGCGAAGGCGTAGGCGGCCATCGCCGAGAAGAAGATCTGGCAGCCCGTGATCAGTGTCGAGACGATCACCGAGTTGAGCAGATAGCGCCAGAAGTCCAGCCCGCCGCCGGCGCCGCCCTGGGCGACCGCCTCCTTGGCGGACTGCAGCCCGAGGGCGCGTTCGAAGCCGCTCGTGCTGAGATCGACCGGCAGGGGGTTCGCCGGGTCCGCGCCCAGGCCGGCGTTGGTGGACAGCGCGGTGCGCAGGATCCAGTAGAACGGCAGCAGGGTGATGAGGACGATCAGGCCCATCACGGTCCAGGCGGCGACCCGGCCGAGGGAGAACCTGCGCCTGACCGGACGTATCTCGGTCGTCGTGGTGGTCACGGCAGCCACGGTGAGCTCCTTCCGTCAGCCGAGGTCGGTCTGGCCGGCCCGGGTGAGCCGGTACTGCAGGACGGTGATCGCGCTCAGCACGACCAGCAGGGCGACGGACATCGCCGAGGCGTAGCCGAACTGGAAGCGGCCGAAGGCGGAGCCGTAGATGTAGTACTGAAGGACGTTGGTCGCGTTCGCCGGACCGCCCGCGGTGGTCACGGCCACGGTGTCGAAGACCTGGAACGAACCGATCACAGTCATGATCAGTACGACGGCCAGCACCGGCCGCAGCAGCGGCATGGTGATCCGCCAGAACATCCGCCACTCACTCGCGCCGTCCACCTTCGCCGCCTCGTAGACGTCGTTCGGGATCGCCTGCAGACCGGCGAAGAGCAGCAGCGCGGTGTAGCCGACGTGCCGCCAGACGTTGATCAGGGCGATGGTCGGGATGGCCCAGGTCTCGTCGTTGAGGAAGGGGATGCGGTCGAACCCGATCGCGCTGATGATCTCGTTGCCGATACCGAGCTGGGTGTCGAGGATCCACAGCCAGACCAGGCCCGCGACGACGTTCGACATCAGATACGGGGTGAGCACGATGCCCCGCAGCATCGCCGACTGGGTGAGCCGCTGCAGCAGCACGGCGATCGCGAGCGCGGCGACCGTCTGCACGCCGATGTTGATCACCACGTACTCGACGGTGACCGTCAGCGAGTCCCAGAAGATCGGGTCGTGGACCATCCGTACGTAGTTGTCCAGGCCCACCCACTCGGGCGGCGTGAGCAGGTTGAAGCGGGTGAAACTCAGATAGACGCCCCGCAGCGTCGGCCAGAGCAGGAAGACCAGGAAGCCCAGCATCGCCGGAGCGATGAAGACCGCGGCCAGCCGCCCGTCCCCCTGACTCTCGCGGGAGCGCGCCCGCCGCGTCCTCGGCTTGGTCCCTGCCCCCTCGGCGCCGCCCACAGGCAGACGCGACGGAGGGCTGCTGGAGGCGATGGTCATCGGGAGACTCCCTCGTCTGCGGCGGCTCGTCCTCGGCCACTTACTTTTGTGGCGGAAGAATCCAGCCGTCAAGAGGTGCGCGAGTATCTTCTCCAGGGCGTGTGGACCGGCTTAGACTGGCCTGGTTGTTTTTGTAGAGAAAAAAATCATGTGGGAGCCTGACGACCATGACCGCAGTAGCCGCCAGTTGGCTCCCCCTCAGCCCCGGTGAACGCTCGGTTGCGATCGAGGTGCTCCTCGGTGGCCCGGTGTCGCGCACCGAACTCGCCCGGCGGCTCGATCTGTCCGCGGGCAGCCTCACCCGGCTGACCAAACCGCTGATCGAGTCGGGTCTCCTCGTCGAGGTCCCCGAGGCGGGCGCCCCGGCGGAGGTGCGCCAGGGCCGCCCGTCGCAGCCGCTGGACGTGGTCGCCGAGTCACGCTCCTTCATCGGTTTCAAGATCACCGAGGACATGGTCTACGGCGTCGTCACCACCCTCAGGAGCGAGATCGTCGCCCGCTATGACCGCCCCCTCGCCACCCATGACCCCGCCGGGGTCGTGGACCTGCTGGGGGAGATGGTCGACGAGCTCGCCGGCAGCCACCCCCGGCTCGCCGGTATCGGCATCGGTGTGGGCGGTCTCGTCGAGGACCGTGCCGTGGTCGGGGAGTCCCCGTTCCTGCACTGGCGCGACGTCCCGCTCGCCGAACTGGTCGAGGAGCGCACGGGGTTGCCGGTCGTCGTGGAGAACGACGTGGCCGCCCTGGTCGAGGCGGAGACCTGGTTCGGCGCCGGCCGCGGCCTCGACCGCTTCGTCGTCCTCACCATCGGCGCCGGCATCGGCTACGGGCTGGTCCTGGGCGGCAAGCGGGTGCCGTACGCCGAGGAGGACCGGGGCTTCGGGCGGCACTGGATCGTGAACCCCAACGGCCCGCTCACCCCCGACGGGGCACGCGGCAGCGCCGTCTCCCTGCTGACCATCCCCAACATCCGCTACCAGGTGCAGGCCGCTACCGGTCGTGACCGCACGTACGAGGAGATCCTCGAGCTCGCCGCGGCGGGCGAGCCGATGTCCTCCCGGGTCATCGAGGAGGCGGCCCGCGCCCTGGGCACCCTGGTCGCCCAGATCGGCAACTTCGTGCTGCCGCAGAAGGTCCTGCTCGCCGGAGAGGGGGTGGGGCTGATGGAGGTCGCCGGCAAGACTGTGACGGACACCATCCGCGCCCATCGGCACCCGCTGGCCGCCCCGATCGACCTCGAGACCAAGGTGTCCGACTTTCACGACTGGGCGCGTGGCGCCGCCGTTCTCGCGATCCAGGTGCTGGTGCTCGGGGCGGCGGACGCCTGAACTCCTCGGTCCACGTGGACAGATGGACGTGATCAGCAACACGGTCTGAAATGTCCGTATTGTGCGAGCTTGCTCACAGCGCCTTCACCTCGGGAGTCCTATGCTTCACAGCATGTCCACCACTGTTGAATTCGCCTCCGATCGCTCGGCTGACGAGGTCAACGAGGAGATCCGGGCGCTGTGGCGCCGGGCGGGCGGGACACTGAGCGTCGAGGAGCGCGAGGAGTACCAGCGCCTCGTCCTGGAGTGGGCCGCCGCGGCCCCGCAGCCGGCGAAGGCGGCCTGAGCACCAGCCTCAGCCCGAGCACCCTCCTCGGTGCGCCTCCCCAGTCATCGGAAGGCCCACCCGGGGCACTCCCGACCCGATGGGTGCCCTCCTCGCAC contains the following coding sequences:
- a CDS encoding carbohydrate ABC transporter permease, which produces MAAVTTTTTEIRPVRRRFSLGRVAAWTVMGLIVLITLLPFYWILRTALSTNAGLGADPANPLPVDLSTSGFERALGLQSAKEAVAQGGAGGGLDFWRYLLNSVIVSTLITGCQIFFSAMAAYAFARLRWRGRDKVFGLFLAGLMVPTIFTLLPNFVLIKQLHLVDTLLGIALPSLFMTPFAVFFLRQFFMNIPSEVEEAALLDGAGKVKIFFRVILPMASTPVITLSVLTYITSWNDYFWPLMVSYSDSSRVLTVALAIFRAQTPATGVDWSGLTAATLIAALPMLVLFACFARRIVSSIGFTGIK
- a CDS encoding carbohydrate ABC transporter permease, translated to MTIASSSPPSRLPVGGAEGAGTKPRTRRARSRESQGDGRLAAVFIAPAMLGFLVFLLWPTLRGVYLSFTRFNLLTPPEWVGLDNYVRMVHDPIFWDSLTVTVEYVVINIGVQTVAALAIAVLLQRLTQSAMLRGIVLTPYLMSNVVAGLVWLWILDTQLGIGNEIISAIGFDRIPFLNDETWAIPTIALINVWRHVGYTALLLFAGLQAIPNDVYEAAKVDGASEWRMFWRITMPLLRPVLAVVLIMTVIGSFQVFDTVAVTTAGGPANATNVLQYYIYGSAFGRFQFGYASAMSVALLVVLSAITVLQYRLTRAGQTDLG
- a CDS encoding ROK family protein, which produces MTAVAASWLPLSPGERSVAIEVLLGGPVSRTELARRLDLSAGSLTRLTKPLIESGLLVEVPEAGAPAEVRQGRPSQPLDVVAESRSFIGFKITEDMVYGVVTTLRSEIVARYDRPLATHDPAGVVDLLGEMVDELAGSHPRLAGIGIGVGGLVEDRAVVGESPFLHWRDVPLAELVEERTGLPVVVENDVAALVEAETWFGAGRGLDRFVVLTIGAGIGYGLVLGGKRVPYAEEDRGFGRHWIVNPNGPLTPDGARGSAVSLLTIPNIRYQVQAATGRDRTYEEILELAAAGEPMSSRVIEEAARALGTLVAQIGNFVLPQKVLLAGEGVGLMEVAGKTVTDTIRAHRHPLAAPIDLETKVSDFHDWARGAAVLAIQVLVLGAADA